One Eurosta solidaginis isolate ZX-2024a chromosome 5, ASM4086904v1, whole genome shotgun sequence DNA segment encodes these proteins:
- the LOC137233994 gene encoding protein abrupt isoform X1, with product MNHLKWMGHSATIFDIQRNLRNDQQSCEVTLVAKGHSVRAHRFVLSSCSDLLRNLLVDIPMGQEATIVVPDIKGSLLESVLAFIYVGETSLTSTNLSEFLEAINTLGIKSAISFECSNATLSGAVPTTTVPLKSLTNIQIAHEELIEHQENIAEEKIVAQNVITDERELEFLDVYNEAQHSKITYSIEHMPVSGTANEYILTENSGTFTLTQNNKLENASNASESEKLVEMEDTTDDGQIIEEYSSTTCSAHSIIEISANTAAATTSTPKVTATATSSQQQQTTQPIIQIKTTPKLKAVNIKSAIRTEENEKLQQHHHHHQSMYNALDPTADPISVLKADDTYETLNAAAAAAVASAPVTNTPVDSLYYAVQAVIEEGMSLQKAAQKFDLSKTVLWRRVRKHPQYMKTTRENPILTAAYERLKGGDSLKNISRELDIPMSTLHRHKVRLAQQGRLPDYVSFKKRDVNSKIELKDKLTKALHACVHEGMSQNHAANLFDIPKSTLWRHLQKRVAEAELSHKLEQEQGHIKEEVILS from the exons ATGAATCACTTGAAGTGGATGGGCCATTCGGCAACAATTTTCGATATACAAAGAAATCTGCGAAATGATCAGCAAAGTTGCGAGGTAACACTAGTGGCTAAAGGTCACTCGGTGCGTGCCCATCGATTTGTTCTTTCATCATGTTCAGATTTGCTGCGCAATCTATTAGTGGACATTCCGATGGGCCAGGAGGCGACCATTGTGGTGCCAGATATTAAAGGGTCGCTGCTGGAGAGTGTCTTAGCATTCATTTATGTTGGAGAAACGAGTTTGACATCAACTAATTTATCAGAATTTTTAGAGGCTATCAATACACTGGGTATTAAGTCTGCTATAAGTTTCGAATGCAGCAATGCTACATTATCTGGTGCAGTACCGACAACAACAGTACCACTGAAATCTTTAACTAATATACAAATTGCACATGAGGAGCTAATTGAGCACCAAGAAAATATTGCTGAAGAGAAGATCGTA GCACAAAATGTTATCACTGACGAAAGAGAATTGGAGTTTTTGGATGTATACAATGAAGCTCAACACAGCAAAATAACATATTCCATTGAGCACATGCCAGTGTCTGGCACAgcaaatgaatatattttaacTGAAAATTCTGGTACATTCACATTGACacaaaataataaacttgaaaaTGCATCAAATGCATCTGAATCCGAAAAATTAGTTGAAATGGAAGATACAACAGATGATGGACAAATTATCGAGGAATATAGTAGTACTACTTGTAGTGCACATTCCATAATTGAAATTAGTGCCAATACAGCTGCTGCGACCACAAGTACACCGAAGGTAACTGCCACTGCAACAAGTTCACAGCAACAACAAACAACTCAACCAATTATACAAATCAAAACAACACCCAAACTGAAAGCAGTCAATATAAAATCGGCAATTAgaacagaagaaaatgaaaaactgcaACAACATCACCACCATCACCAATCTATGTATAACGCACTTGATCCCACTGCTGATCCAATTTCAGTATTAAAGGCTGATGACACTTATGAGACCTTgaatgctgctgctgctgctgctgttgctagTGCACCGGTAACCAATACACCTGTAGATTCGTTATATTATGCGGTACAAGCAGTCATAGAAGAAGGTATGAGTTTGCAAAAAGCCGCACAAAAGTTTGATCTTTCAAAAACTGTTCTTTGGCGAAGAGTACGCAAACATCCACAATATATGAAAACGACACGTGAAAATCCTATACTTACAGCGGCCTATGAAAGGTTGAAGGGTGGTGATTCTTTAAAGAATATTAGCCGTGAATTAGATATACCAATGTCAACGTTACATCGACATAAAGTGCGTTTGGCACAGCAAGGACGTTTACCAGATTATGTATCATTTAAAAAACGTGATGTAAATTCGAAAATTGAATTAAAAGATAAATTAACTAAGGCACTGCACGCATGCGTTCATGAAGGTATGTCACAAAATCATGCAGCAAATTTATTTGA
- the LOC137233993 gene encoding NF-X1-type zinc finger protein NFXL1, translated as MSGFSNKKRSAGTAESTQQKPNGIKRFEQSHAKHIAAAQKVLEQYTPSSDEDEEELDEGQILDSLYKHYKPEADVTGTSALVPQKTASFFENALHSGSATCLICIGSIRRAEAIWACKYCYCFFHLNCIQRWSKDSIAQLKAKLQPNVQGYYNNLGEFVPPKHNRTLQWSCPQCRKNYTPEERPTEYKCFCGKETNPQTTPFLLPHSCGELCGKLLQPTCGHTCMLLCHPGPCPPCSQYANTSCMCGKSTKKSVRCIDKEWKCNRKCNEILPCGEHKCKELCHKPNQCPPCTSTSMQSCECGNEVKKRNCSELKWHCNKVCGSKYSCGSHTCKRICHSGPCGYCPLSLPRSCPCGKTQKVLPCTEAIEPCGDTCQKLLTCGLHTCTQRCHRGECNLCIIITKKKCRCGMHEKELPCWKSFTCETKCKQMRDCGKHACNKKCCDGRTCSQCDKVCGKPLSCQKHKCQSICHEGPCYPCNQQSQVNCRCGKTSKRVPCGRERTARIMCMEICRIPSKCHHPNTHRCHKNDCPPCNQKCGQPNNTTGCEHICEAKCHAAVKVPKQNPTNGQVANVWNITKKFEFKSLPHPPCEKPVTVTCIGGHEVANWPCSNSRPSSCQRLCNRSLRCGNHKCELVCHSVPDIQDMKEQIGCARCQQGCFIPRPEGCVHPCPRPCHPPPCQPCDKLIKTKCYCGLTQVIYKCSEYFVNEGVVGKTKEEISAQQERLKSCGNRCLKNFPCGHRCHTPCHAGKCPNPELCRKKVRIYCECKRLKIEIACDRQRASGQTTIPCDINCVETQAKLAEQQRHEAEKLRQLEEAKNRAEVEQFDKRFNKRKYKERKVVVETRKKQINWQLIGIYGGIVVAIGLAIAVAFYAES; from the exons atgtctggattttctaataaaaaaaggAGTGCAGGCACTGCAGAATCTACACAGCAAAAGCCTAATGGCATTAAGCGTTTTGAACAATCTCATGCCAAACACATTGCTGCTGCTCAAAAAGTTCTTGAACAGTACACACCTAGCTCAGACGAAGATGAGGAGGAGTTGGATGAAGGACAAATTTTGG ATTCcctttataaacattataaaccCGAAGCCGACGTTACTGGTACTTCAGCGCTTGTACCACAAAAGACTGCCTCTTTCTTTGAAAATGCTCTGCATTCAGGATCAGCAACATGTCTAATATGTATTGGTAGTATAAGACGAGCTGAAGCGATATGGGCTTGCAAATATTGCTATTGCTTTTTTCACCTCAACTGCATTCAACGCTGGTCGAAAGATAGTATTGCACAATTAAAAGCAAAATTGCAGCCCAATGTCCAAGGTTATTACAACAATTTGGGTGAATTTGTGCCACCAAAACATAATCGCACACTACAATGGAGCTGTCCACAGTGTCGGAAAAATTATACCCCTGAAGAAAGACCCACCGAGTATAAGTGTTTTTGTGGTAAAGAAACAAATCCACAAACAACACCATTTCTTTTACCCCATTCATGTGGAGAATTGTGTGGTAAATTGTTGCAACCAACATGTGGCCACACTTGCATGCTACTCTGTCATCCAGGGCCATGCCCACCTTGTTCGCAATATGCcaatacaagttgtatgtgcggTAAATCGACAAAGAAATCTGTACGTTGTATAGATAAAGAATGGAAATGCAATAGAAAG tgTAATGAAATACTGCCTTGTGGCGAGCATAAATGCAAAGAATTGTGCCATAAGCCAAATCAGTGCCCACCGTGTACTAGTACTAGTATGCAATCATGTGAATGCGGAAATGAAGTCAAGAAACGTAACTGTTCAGAACTAAAATGGCATTGTAATAAG GTATGCGGCTCTAAATATTCGTGTGGTTCACATACTTGCAAACGTATCTGTCATTCTGGACCTTGTGGCTACTGTCCATTAAGTTTGCCACGTTCCTGCCCATGTGGAAAAACT CAAAAAGTGTTGCCGTGTACAGAAGCTATTGAGCCTTGCGGCGATACATGCCAAAAGCTATTGACTTGTGGTCTACATACTTGCACGCAACGTTGTCATCGAGGTGAATGTAATTTG TGTATAATCATAACAAAAAAGAAATGTCGCTGTGGAATGCATGAAAAAGAATTGCCTTGTTGGAAAAGTTTTACGTGTGAAACGAAGTGCAAACAAATGCGAGATTGCGGGAAACATGCATGCaataaaaag TGTTGCGATGGTCGCACATGTTCGCAATGTGATAAAGTGTGCGGCAAGCCACTTAGCTGCCAAAAGCACAAATGTCAATCGATTTGCCATGAAGGTCCATGTTATCCATGTAATCAGCAATCGCAGGTGAACTGTCGTTGCGGTAAAACTTCTAAACGTGTGCCATGCGGACGTGAACGTACAGCACGTATTATGTGTATGGAAATATGCCG TATTCCGTCAAAATGTCATCATCCCAACACACATCGCTGTCACAAAAATGATTGTCCACCATGTAATCAAAAATGCGGACAGCCAAATAATACCACTGGATGTGAGCATATTTGTGAAGCTAAATGTCATGCAGCTGTTAAAGTTCCTAAACAAAATCCAACAAATGGTCAAGTTGCTAATGTGTGGAATATAACTAAAAAG TTTGAATTCAAATCACTACCACATCCACCCTGTGAAAAACCTGTTACCGTTACTTGCATTGGTGGTCATGAAGTAGCCAATTGGCCATGTTCGAATTCTAGGCCATCATCTTGTCAACGTCTATGTAATCGGTCACTTCGTTGCGGTAACCATAAATGTGAGCTTGTATGTCATTCCGTGCCCGATATACAGGATATGAAg GAGCAAATCGGTTGTGCTCGATGTCAGCAGGGCTGTTTTATACCACGCCCTGAAGGTTGCGTTCATCCTTGTCCACGTCCATGTCACCCGCCGCCATGTCAACCATGcgataaattaattaaaacaaaatgttaTTGTGGCCTAACGCAAGTAATTTATAAATGTTCCGAATATTTTGTTAACGAAGGTGTTGTAGGCAAAACAAAAGAGGAAATCAGTGCACAACAAGAACGCTTAAAAAGTTGTGGAAATCGTTGTCTCAAGAAT ttTCCATGCGGTCATCGTTGTCATACACCATGTCATGCCGGCAAATGTCCTAATCCGGAATTATGTCGCAAAAAAGTACGAATTTATTGTGAATGTAAACGTTTGAAAATAGAAATCGCTTGTGATCGACAACGTGCCAGCGGCCAAACAACAATACCATGCGACATAAATTGTGTTGAAACGCAAGCCAAATTAGCCGAACAGCAAAGGCATGAAGCAGAAAAATTACGTCAATTGGAAGAAGCTAAAAATCGTGCTGAAGTTGAGCAATTCGATAAAAGATTCAATAAACGCAAATACAAAGAACGCAAAGTTGTTGTGGAAACGAGAAAAAAGCAGATAAATTGGCAATTAATAGGAATTTATGGTGGAATTGTAGTTGCGATTGGTCTTGCGATTGCGGTGGCATTTTATGCGGAAAGTTAA